The DNA segment GCGCCGCCACTCGTCTCTAGGCTACTTGACACCCGCCGACTTCGAACGCCAATCTACAGCCGCTTAACCTCAACTACGCAAAATCGGGGCAAGCCCAAGGAAACTCTTAAGACCAAGCGGATGAGTGAACTCATCTACTCCACGGACCAGCAGCCGATCAGGGTGCCCAGGTCAAGCTCGAAACTTCGAGTGAAGTCAGACGTGAGCTCATTCGCTAGGCCAGGCATGGGTGATCGCGCACCTCACCCGACTACTCCAGTGCAGCCGTCAGCCCAAGACTTCGCGCTTCTAAAGCAGAGCCTGCTGCTGATAGGTTTCCAGGCCGTGCGGTGCCTGCGCACGGATCACCACCTCGACCTGGACGCTTGCGCCAGCTTCAACGAGTTGCTGGGTGATGCGCACCCGCTCCTCAGCTGATGGCCAACGCCCGGCACACCAGCAGGCGGTCGTTGCTCTCGCCCATCTCGTATCCGTCTGGGTGCTCGATGTCGCTGCGGGCCTTACCCACCCGGACCACCCGGCACAGGGCGTTGTACAGCTTCACCAAATCTCCAACTTCCAACGGCTTGACCGGCGGTTTCTGTTCCTTCGCTGCACGCAGGATCGGCTCGTTGGCCAGCTCGACGCCGGGCAACTCGACGTCCTTGTTCTGGCGCATCAGGTGCGTAAAAAAGCCGCCTGGGTTGTTGATGATGGTGTGCTGCGCCAGGCGCTTCATGTCCCGCAGCCGCTGGGTGACCAGTTCAACCGAGTTGCGGTACTTCACGACGGCCTTCAAGGCAGTCACCGGACTGACTCGCGCCGCCACCGCCGCCGCGACCACGGGCTGCAGCTCCTCCGGCAGCAGCAACTCGGGAGCCGCCTGCTCGCTGTCCGGGACAGCAATTTCGATGGTGTCCGCATGTACTTGTTCTTTTTGTTTTTGTACTGCTGACAAATACATGTGGACACCATCCGGGACAGTGACAGCTGGCAGGGCCTCAGTCACCCGGCGCAGGGTGCGTGGATTCATAGCCGGCAGGGCCTGATACGCCTCGCAGCGGTCGATGCCGAGCAAGTTGAGGAGCACCTGCGCTACGCCGTAAGCATCGGTGCAGACTTTGAGTTGCTCGCGGGCGTCAGTGAAGCGGGTCTCAAGGGTGGGCTGTGCGTCAGTTGGGACAGTCACGGGGGACTCCGGGCAAAAACCTCAAGTCTGCCAACCTGCCCGGATTCTTGACCGGGAGCGTCCCTACGGGTAAAGTAGGGCGTAGGCGAAGGCCTCGTGTCTTGGCGGACACGAAACGATTCGAAACTTTCTGGACGGACACCCTCTGCGAACAACAGGCTTCTACCTGCGCGGGGGGTGTTCCCGTTGGTCGAGTACTCGGTGACCGCCGGGATGTCGTCAGTATACGGGGAAAACCGTCGGACGTTACGATCTCGCACGGTGAGTAGCTTCAAGTAGTTGGAAGCGGCGTCTTGTGTGTGTCAGCGACTTCATCGGAAGCCCTTACTACAGGGCGTCTTCACCGGAACCGTCCCATCCGCGCCAGCAGCGACACCATGAACACCTTCCAAGGACTCAACGCCGCTGAACGTGGCGAGATCGTCGAAGCGTGGTGCGGACGACAGGAGTTAAAATGGCTGACATGACCTATCTGAGCAAGGCACTCCGGATTGCCGATGGTGCTAGGCCTCGCGTGCTGGACATCTTCTCGGGAGCAGGCGGTATCAGCCTGGGTTTTCACGCTGCCGGGTTCAGGATCGCCGCGAACCTCGAAATTGATGCACACGCTGCAGCCACGCACGGACACAACTTTCACCCAGGAAGTCCCGAGCACGCTGTGGCACGCGATATCACTGAGACCATGCCGCAGCAGCTGGCGGACGCGCTCGGCCTTGGGCCGGTCAGCGAAGCTTTCGATGTACTCGTCGGCGGGCCGCCCTGTCAGGCCTACGCCCGCGTCGGCCGCTCAAAGCTGCGCGAGATCGCTGAGCACCCGGAAGCCTTCCTGCATGACCACCGGGCCAGCCTGTTCGAGAAGTATCTCGCGTATGTCACGGCCTGCCAGCCGCTGGCACTGTTGATGGAGAACGTGCCGGACATCATGAACCAGCGTGGCGTGAACGTCGCCGAGGTGATGGCTGAGGCGCTTGATGAGGCTGGCTACACGGTCGCCTACACCCTGCTGAACGCGGCGTTCTACGGAGTCCCGCAGATGCGCGAGCGGATGTTCCTCGTCGCCTACCGTCAGGAGCTGGGCCAGCCGGTGGTGTTTCCGAAGGCGACGCATGATATTGACCTGCCTATTGGGTATGAAGGTAGCAGGCAGGTTGCTCTGAAGGTGTTGAATGTGGCTGGCGACCTGTTCGGCGAAAGCACCGACCATCACTACGTAGATGCTCCGAGAACCGTTCAGGATCCGGCTGATGCCATCACGACCGGCGAGGCCATCGGCGACCTGCCGGTGATCACTGAACACCTGACCGGCGAAATGAGCCGGGGAGCCAGACGCTTCGACGGCCCGGTGATGCCGTACCGCAAAGACGTCAGGCCCACTCCGTATGTGCAGCTGATGCGTACCTGGAAAGGTTTCGAGACTCCCGGCGGTGTGCGTGACCACGCCATCCGCTCCCTGCCACGTGACTACATGATCTTCCGCAGGATGAACCCTGGCGATCAGTACCCGGAGGCACTGAAGCACGCGCATGACCTGTTCCGCGAGAAACTCATGGCACTGGAAGACGAAGGCCGCCCGATAAAGCAGGACAGTGACTTGTGGCACGAGCTGCGCAGCAGCATGATCCCTCCATATGACCCTGGAAAGTTCCCGAATAAGTGGCGGAAGATGGAGGGCGACGCGCCCGCGCGCACGCTGCTCGCTCACCTCGGCAAGGACGGCTACAGCCATATCCACCCGGACAGCGCGCAGGCCCGCACTATCAGCGTGCGCGAGGCAGCTAGACTGCAGAGCTTCCCCGACGGCTTCGTGTTTCGCGGAACCATGAACCCGGCCTTCAAACAGATCGGCAACGCCGTGCCACCGCTGATGTCGAAGGCGATCGCCGAGAAGATCATGGCGGCTATTACAGCGGGCGCGGCACACATGGTGGGAGCGGCAGAAGAACGGGTTCTGGTTGCGCAGACGGCATGACCACAGACGTCCTGACTCCGGAGCAGCGTCACCTGAACATGACACGCATCCGGAGTCAGGACACGAAACCAGAGCTGACGGTTCGCCGGGTACTGCATGCCTCAGGACTGCGGTACCGCCTTCAGGTGCGCGACCTGCCTGGAAAGCCCGATCTGGTCTTTCCAAGGTACCGGGCCGTGCTGTTCGTACACGGCTGCTTCTGGCACATGCACGGCTGCCCGCTGTTCAAATGGCCGAAAAGCCGGGAGGAGTTCTGGAGAACGAAGCTCGGCCGGAATGCCGAGCGTGATGCTGAAGTCGAGACCCGCCTCCTGGAGACAAACTGGCGTGTTCTCACGGTATGGGAATGCGCTCTCAAAGGGAAGGGCCGGATCAGTGAGACAGAGCTGGCCAGCCGGGTGCGTGTGTGGCTGGAAGGAAGTGAGCCGACTGGCACCGTCGCCGGCACCTACGCTTCCGGTGGCTGAGGCGGCAGGCTGACCGGTACGGGCTCACTCCACTCAAGCAGGCCTGGTCTGATGGTCACCGAGGTGCTGCGTATGCCTTCCGGCAGGGTGTCCAGAATCTCAGCCACTGTCCTGGCGAGGGGCCGGGCGTCTGAGCTGACCCGGAGTACTCCGGATGTACTGGTGACCTCGGAAACGCGGTAGATCCGGTACTCCTCTGCTGAGGTGGCAGCGAAGATGAGTTCGCCTCCGGACATGTGGAACGGGTCCACGTGCCGGCCGCTGGTCGTCTTTGCATCGATGTACGTCGTACTGTCCGCGGACAGTATGGTGAAGTCGTGAGGCTGGACAGCATTCACCGTCGAGTCATGCGTGAAGTCTGTGATTCGCCCGGCTGCTTTTTCTGCGTCGAGCCAAGTGAAGACCAGGGCCTCGCCGGTCAGGCCGTTTTCATCACCAGCGCGTTGTCGGTCGAGCACCTGCTGACGCGTGACGATCCTGCGCCGCCGGAGGACCCGCTCGACAGCGACAGGGTCGCCTGTGAGTGCCGCTTCGATTAGTGTCTCCTCTTCGCTGAACACCGACAGAGGATCAACCTTCAGTAGGGCCGTCCGGGCGCACAGATTAGCCATCGTGCTCTCGGAGATGGCCACCATGTTCAGGCGGTTTCGAAACAGGTCGTCGAGATCTGCAGTGATCCCTGCCACTGTAGCCAAGCTCCTGCTCATCACCTGCAGGTTGACGATGCCCGGTGTACCGTCCGGCGCGTCGAAGAACTCCATGACGAGAAAGTCGTTTGCCTCGATCACGTCGTACCGGTCAGGGTCGCTCAGCGGGTTGCGGATAGTCGCGCCGTGCAGTCTCCAGTTCTTGCTGTCGCTTTCCTTCTTCGCCTTTGGCTTGGAGATTTTCCGCCCAACGGACTGCAGGCGGCTGTCGTCCGGCCCGAAAACGTTCAGCACGATGCCAAACTCACCATTCCTGGCGGATGCCAGCATCGGATAGAACATATCGATCAGAACGGCCTTGTCAAGGTTGATGGCTTTCTGCTTGCTGCCCTTTCTTCCCACGGCCTCGGCATCGGTTTTGATGCGCTCGAAGAGAGGCTGGAAGTACGTCAGTTCACTGTGCTGGATCCTGCGGACGGCAAGTTTTCTGGGCATGCCCTCATGTCTATCAGGTTTGCCATCCCACCGGAACTAAAACTGCCTGTTGCGCGTACAGGAGATATCTTGAGCGCATGACCGGCGACCTGAATCACGCCATCCTGCAGCGCATCTATGACCTTGGTAGGGAGAACAGGCGATGTTGTTAGGCATCCGGGCCAGAGCAGAATATCCCAAGCACTCTCATCGTTTCGTTCGTTTCGTTCAACGTGTACACTGAGGGCGGAGGTTACCGATGATCACACCTTTTTTGCCGACGCTGGCAGATACCCAGGCCGCACAACGTCAGCTTGAGCAGCTCCGCAATGTGCCCAGCGCCGCCTCGCCCCGGCTCGCCGAACTGCTGGATGAGGTGCTCAGCCAGCTCGCGGCTGGCCGGGCCGTGCAGGTGGTGGCGCTGGAGCGTGAAGTCAGCACCCAGCAGGCCGCCGAACTGCTGGGGGTCAGCCGTCCGTACTTGGTCAAGCTGGTGGAAGCTGGGGCACTGCCGCATCGTAAAGTCGGCCCGCGCCGCCGCCTGCATTTGGAAGATGTGCTGGCCTACCGGACGCGGCTCAAGCAGACCCGGGAAGACGCCTTGCAAGCCCTGGCCGATGACTTGCAGGAGATGGGTCTGGATTGACCGACCTCGCCCTCCCACGTCCGGTGGCGGTGTACGACGCCAGCGTGCTTTATCCGTCGCTGATTCGTAATCTGCTGATGCACCTTGGCACTGAAGGGCTGGTGGCTGCGCGTTGGACGGCACAGATCCATGATGAGTGGACCCGCAATCTGCTAGAAGACCGGCCAGACTTGACACCCGAGCGGCTGGCACGCACTCGCCAGCAGATGCAACTGGCGCTGCCGGACGCTGAGGTTGAAGGCTTTGAGCCACTGATCGCCACCCTGAGCCTGCCTGACCCGGATGACCGGCATGTGCTGGCTGCCGCCGTTCACACTGAAGCGGAACTGATCGTCACGCAGAACCTGAAGCACTTTCCGGCGCAAGTGCTGACTTCACACGGCCTTGAGGCGCTGACGCCCGACGCACTGCTGTGCCGGTTGCTGGACGCCGAACCTGCTGCTGGACGCGCGGCGGTGGAAAAGCTGCGGGCGAGCTTTCGCAAG comes from the Deinococcus detaillensis genome and includes:
- a CDS encoding DNA cytosine methyltransferase; this encodes MTYLSKALRIADGARPRVLDIFSGAGGISLGFHAAGFRIAANLEIDAHAAATHGHNFHPGSPEHAVARDITETMPQQLADALGLGPVSEAFDVLVGGPPCQAYARVGRSKLREIAEHPEAFLHDHRASLFEKYLAYVTACQPLALLMENVPDIMNQRGVNVAEVMAEALDEAGYTVAYTLLNAAFYGVPQMRERMFLVAYRQELGQPVVFPKATHDIDLPIGYEGSRQVALKVLNVAGDLFGESTDHHYVDAPRTVQDPADAITTGEAIGDLPVITEHLTGEMSRGARRFDGPVMPYRKDVRPTPYVQLMRTWKGFETPGGVRDHAIRSLPRDYMIFRRMNPGDQYPEALKHAHDLFREKLMALEDEGRPIKQDSDLWHELRSSMIPPYDPGKFPNKWRKMEGDAPARTLLAHLGKDGYSHIHPDSAQARTISVREAARLQSFPDGFVFRGTMNPAFKQIGNAVPPLMSKAIAEKIMAAITAGAAHMVGAAEERVLVAQTA
- a CDS encoding very short patch repair endonuclease, whose translation is MTTDVLTPEQRHLNMTRIRSQDTKPELTVRRVLHASGLRYRLQVRDLPGKPDLVFPRYRAVLFVHGCFWHMHGCPLFKWPKSREEFWRTKLGRNAERDAEVETRLLETNWRVLTVWECALKGKGRISETELASRVRVWLEGSEPTGTVAGTYASGG
- a CDS encoding protein NO VEIN domain-containing protein: MPRKLAVRRIQHSELTYFQPLFERIKTDAEAVGRKGSKQKAINLDKAVLIDMFYPMLASARNGEFGIVLNVFGPDDSRLQSVGRKISKPKAKKESDSKNWRLHGATIRNPLSDPDRYDVIEANDFLVMEFFDAPDGTPGIVNLQVMSRSLATVAGITADLDDLFRNRLNMVAISESTMANLCARTALLKVDPLSVFSEEETLIEAALTGDPVAVERVLRRRRIVTRQQVLDRQRAGDENGLTGEALVFTWLDAEKAAGRITDFTHDSTVNAVQPHDFTILSADSTTYIDAKTTSGRHVDPFHMSGGELIFAATSAEEYRIYRVSEVTSTSGVLRVSSDARPLARTVAEILDTLPEGIRSTSVTIRPGLLEWSEPVPVSLPPQPPEA
- a CDS encoding excisionase family DNA-binding protein gives rise to the protein MITPFLPTLADTQAAQRQLEQLRNVPSAASPRLAELLDEVLSQLAAGRAVQVVALEREVSTQQAAELLGVSRPYLVKLVEAGALPHRKVGPRRRLHLEDVLAYRTRLKQTREDALQALADDLQEMGLD
- a CDS encoding PIN domain-containing protein → MTDLALPRPVAVYDASVLYPSLIRNLLMHLGTEGLVAARWTAQIHDEWTRNLLEDRPDLTPERLARTRQQMQLALPDAEVEGFEPLIATLSLPDPDDRHVLAAAVHTEAELIVTQNLKHFPAQVLTSHGLEALTPDALLCRLLDAEPAAGRAAVEKLRASFRKPPYDTAQLLTRLSEVGLGEAAKRLEED